Proteins from a single region of Desulfobacter postgatei 2ac9:
- the yidC gene encoding membrane protein insertase YidC, with product MDEQKRLFLAVALSVVVLFGYQFFFAPTPQPDNQNQEAPLQTMDSPVPDSAKVSNVTPEAVPAPVPGNQVGLRDFRTITLSTPYYTIGVSEHKAAVTSLTLNDYRETNDEGSPAKQLVTKELADLTGGIFSINTTQGSIRGLADAVFSSDADSKDISLNQGEKNITFSWTNPDGITVKKVLTFKADSYLIHCNIIVQNGSDIPVNDAISISVPGYFDEEVKQRSRFAFEGPAAYLDNKFTTIDPKDIEDKDTYSGVVGWVGYTTRYFLTAVMPDTPETATLKLSFANDVVTNRLVSQMPRLDPDKQNQLSFTLYMGPKSHKILSQYDNFLKKSVNFGFFDILATPLLIAMNFIHDILPNYGVAIILLTIFIKLIFWPLGTKSYKSMNEMKKVQPLMMQIREKYKNDKQRMNQEIMALYKTYKVNPASGCLPLLVQMPIFFALYRMLYMAIELRHAPFVGWIQDLSGPDRLFHFNFSIPFMDAPYGIPVLTLLMGASFLLQQKMTPTAGDPMQAKMMMLMPIFMTVLFINFPAGLVLYMFVNNIISMGQQYYTQKILA from the coding sequence CTATCAGTTTTTTTTCGCACCTACACCCCAGCCTGATAATCAAAACCAGGAAGCTCCTTTACAGACGATGGATTCGCCTGTACCCGACTCGGCCAAGGTTTCGAACGTCACCCCGGAGGCAGTACCCGCACCTGTCCCTGGAAACCAGGTCGGCTTACGGGACTTTCGTACTATTACGTTGTCCACCCCCTACTACACCATTGGCGTCAGTGAGCATAAAGCTGCGGTAACAAGCCTGACCCTGAATGATTACAGGGAAACCAATGATGAGGGCTCTCCTGCAAAACAACTGGTAACCAAGGAACTGGCCGATCTTACCGGGGGTATTTTTTCAATTAATACCACCCAGGGCAGTATCAGGGGACTGGCCGATGCTGTTTTCTCATCCGATGCGGACAGCAAGGATATTTCCCTGAACCAAGGGGAAAAAAATATTACCTTTTCCTGGACAAACCCGGACGGTATTACCGTAAAAAAAGTGCTGACCTTCAAGGCGGACTCCTACCTTATCCATTGTAACATCATTGTTCAGAATGGTTCGGACATACCGGTCAACGACGCCATCAGCATCAGTGTTCCAGGTTATTTCGATGAAGAGGTCAAGCAACGCTCCCGGTTCGCATTTGAAGGGCCGGCAGCCTATCTTGACAACAAGTTTACCACCATCGATCCCAAGGATATTGAAGACAAGGACACGTATTCGGGTGTTGTGGGCTGGGTCGGTTACACCACCCGTTATTTCCTGACGGCAGTGATGCCGGACACCCCGGAGACAGCCACCCTGAAGCTCTCCTTTGCCAATGACGTTGTAACCAACCGACTGGTTTCCCAAATGCCCAGATTGGATCCGGATAAACAAAACCAGTTGTCCTTTACCCTGTATATGGGCCCCAAAAGCCATAAAATTTTAAGCCAGTATGACAATTTTTTAAAAAAATCCGTTAATTTCGGTTTTTTTGATATCCTGGCCACGCCGCTGCTCATTGCCATGAACTTTATCCATGACATTCTCCCCAATTACGGGGTGGCCATCATTCTTCTGACCATCTTCATTAAACTGATTTTCTGGCCCCTGGGCACCAAAAGCTACAAGTCCATGAATGAGATGAAAAAAGTACAGCCTTTAATGATGCAAATCCGGGAAAAGTACAAAAACGACAAGCAACGCATGAATCAGGAAATTATGGCATTGTACAAAACATACAAGGTCAACCCGGCTTCCGGGTGCCTGCCGCTGCTGGTACAGATGCCCATTTTCTTTGCCCTGTACCGAATGCTCTACATGGCCATTGAGTTGCGCCACGCACCATTTGTGGGATGGATTCAGGATCTGTCCGGTCCGGACCGCCTGTTTCACTTTAATTTTTCCATCCCTTTCATGGACGCCCCTTACGGTATTCCTGTGCTGACGCTTCTCATGGGTGCATCATTCCTGCTCCAGCAGAAAATGACACCTACGGCCGGAGATCCCATGCAGGCAAAAATGATGATGCTTATGCCCATATTCATGACGGTTCTGTTTATCAACTTTCCGGCAGGACTGGTTCTGTACATGTTTGTCAACAATATCATTTCAATGGGCCAGCAGTATTACACACAAAAGATCTTAGCCTAA